The following are encoded together in the Periplaneta americana isolate PAMFEO1 chromosome 5, P.americana_PAMFEO1_priV1, whole genome shotgun sequence genome:
- the LOC138700177 gene encoding serine-rich adhesin for platelets-like isoform X2, with the protein MYSSIENEDDGVNLQRSSILKPSKHKKNREPLQDLDFRLNSDADGFYNNHSYTRRVSFHRAVQTKEFCREEAVTANCRTYLETFKNSDSSSHQTDSSSSLSAFSFTFSLKSAATANFGDLEEQRQCEDSVFLYNCKEEENNYGLDTCDQSNDMEFTESIDAYNYNAHHRGNELSSNIDITESSTYHINLIEKNCVSSNMFPEFQSHIEPKNKAIENNRSVASNASLNILNSKFTLEEPVEIKNKETTYLLSKDMPFNKVSNFKLQNSVQNKSVDVNSNQRRKIMAHSLINKNISHSDIALNNQNINESSELNESLQLTNPIKRPTFFNSGEGEMFRAFIPQKYECDMISSFGKNVACALSSVDCSSNNIHNLEFTKEMEPKDGKRNKSIAKANDHMEFSESDKNRFLSCSDYFGEEVIPESTEVPKYSCTVGRVGNVNSISSGSSKNPELRFDISDKCISHAVETTMDLTNTLTIAPIFRPSNATTHINDSPIPLKQGETDCFVMVNPMTLDVSSEEERKILVPTFTKKCDSMKVSSKMKERQILIPSSNESDDMELSGTLTATQSLMPTFSNKSDCIKLKSTLNEKQTLFPTFSNSSDNMKLSRTINERKDFIPSFFKESDNMELTSTLKGTPTSVHTSSTECENMKLTNTLKDTQSLVPTFLNESEGMELTSTLKERQILIPTVSKKSDIELMSSLEGTQTSMHTFSKECDSIELARTLNEKQMFMNTSKKNNNIDLMDTTVEQQTLLPAFSKSSDNMNLPSTIDEKRDFISAFYGESDNMELTSTLKNIRTSVSTCSKEGDSVKLSTEKEKQSLIFFSAEYENTEVTNTLKDAQSLMPTFLNESEGMELTSTLRERQILIPTFSKKSNTELMSSLEGTQTSMHTFSKECDSNELARTLNEKQMFMNTSEKNNNIELTGTTMERQTRLPTFSKSSDNINLLSTIDERKDFISAFYEESDNMELTSTLKNIQTSMPTCSKEGDNVKLSTEREKQSLISFSTECENTELTDTLKNAQSLMPTFLNESEGMELTSALKERQILFPTFSKKSSIELMSSLEGTQTSMDTFSKECDSSELARTLNEKQMFMNNSIELTGTTVKQQTWLPTFSKSSDNMNLLSTIDERKDFIPAVCGENDNIELIRTLKDTPNLVPIFSKDRDNMELGTVNETHSLISSTECENTKLTSTFKDTNSLISAFSNQSDSIKSTSTFKEGRFFMLASNESGSMELSSTLKGRQTLMPIFSKSDENEEISTFRNRESLINYSSNIDNMELTLKEKHRSETTCSAIQGNLGESYQKESNSNVLSNTINRCEVPLSESALTHGGVLKNIRPMNCNELLSRSGNDTTTELTSVLLNFSPITEKSTSDIRSSMKITSQVNQQTSFHSVNMSSELRLPIKTIPMSEDVIEMSTSCKNNSNMKQNGNSEDITNSLPEVSNMELITRKKVDGVTYATNKLVDLDLATSMNKVIKEVSNETDMNSTRSLNVSLESCEDTQQIPTNDSSVLRLNDKKILMTSHKEMIKNVQICRQESDNMKEDQIVNRILMKSGIPYGSVTPHNIPMKVVLNAKNGCITESNMQENSLLNVRSLHNIEQNASYDCTNLNESHEIPLEEKNPEMLCEDNSIINLDPKEKLDNLQLKNSTSLLDEMNLSDIEDLSVSDLSCKQYKLLGEMSSSDTEDFSSVSDSPCKQLMESIKNANKSIKEIMSISNAQHTFSNHSAHCLANNDNEGSILASEVHVISEKCKVKSITDADTSFKNEHLIIDNKNEVVTREATRNFSQENMEKVTMLQESDTITNGSFMKPSIEEQIREQELRSGCVWRICDFSAEMWIFEYLDRSLKLFVKLVPCHIKPVTDIYLLSNVSENTDPILKLMHYILQSTFNEQTLKSICKSVEDIMKVLEALSNEVNKLNEFARDLFYLDMMEMAKIESNCLSYIVADMDSHVMFHVCVNLSKWEDVSPADVSVETLIGNVREQEIKQLVTGAARGPKCLKHY; encoded by the exons GGAATTCTGCAGGGAAGAAGCTGTGACGGCTAATTGCCGTACTTACTTGGAAACATTCAAAAACTCTGATTCATCTTCTCACCAGACTGATAGTAGCAG CTCTCTGTCAGCATTCAGTTTCACATTTTCTTTGAAATCAGCAGCAACAGCAAACTTCGGGGATTTGGAAGAGCAGCGACAGTGTGAAGATagtgtatttttatataattgtaaagaggaagaaaataattatggTCTAGACACTTGTGATCAGTCAAACGACATGGAATTCACTGAATCTATTGACGCTTATAACTATAATGCTCATCACAGAGGAAACGAGTTATCTAGTAACATAGATATAACAGAATCTTCGACTTACCacattaatttaattgaaaaaaactGTGTTTCGTCTAATATGTTTCCTGAATTTCAATCACACATTGAACCCAAAAACAAAGCAATTGAGAACAATAGAAGTGTTGCCAGTAATGCTTctcttaatattttaaattcaaagttTACGCTGGAAGAACCtgtagaaataaaaaacaaagaaacaacttATCTCTTGAGCAAGGACATGCCATTTAATAAAGTATCAAATTTCAAATTGCAAAACAGTGTGCAAAATAAATCAGTTGATGTTAACAGTAAtcagagaagaaaaataatggcaCATAGtctaataaataagaatattagCCATTCTGATATTGCTttgaataatcaaaatataaatgaaagttCTGAACTCAATGAGAGTCTGCAGTTAACTAATCCTATAAAAAGACCGACATTTTTTAATAGTGGAGAAGGGGAAATGTTCAGAGCATTTATACCACAGAAGTATGAGTGTGATATGATTTCATCCTTCGGAAAAAATGTTGCTTGTGCTCTTTCCTCTGTTGACTGCAGTTCTAATAATATCCACAATTTAGAATTTACTAAAGAAATGGAACCAAAGGATGGCAAAAGAAACAAATCAATTGCAAAAGCAAATGATCATATGGAGTTTTCTGAGAGTGATAAAAACCGTTTTCTTTCTTGCTCAGATTACTTTGGAGAAGAAGTAATTCCTGAAAGTACAGAAGTGCCCAAGTACAGTTGTACTGTTGGTAGAGTTGGTAATGTGAATTCTATTAGCAGTGGTAGTTCAAAAAATCCAGAGTTACGTTTTGATATCAGTGATAAGTGCATTAGTCATGCAGTTGAAACTACCATGGACTTAACTAATACTTTAACAATTGCCCCAATATTTAGACCATCAAATGCAACTACACATATCAATGATTCACCAATACCATTAAAACAAGGGGAAACTGACTGTTTTGTAATGGTAAATCCAATGACATTAGATGTTTCAtctgaagaagaaaggaaaatccTGGTGCCTACCTTCACAAAAAAGTGTGACAGCATGAAAGTATCAAGCAAAATGAAAGAAAGACAAATTTTGATACCCTCATCAAATGAGAGTGATGACATGGAGTTATCAGGTACATTGACAGCAACACAAAGTTTGATGCCCACCTTTTCAAATAAGAGTGACtgcataaaattaaaaagtacattaaatgaaaaacaaactCTGTTTCCCACTTTCTCAAATTCTAGTGACAACATGAAATTGTCAAGgacaataaatgaaagaaaagattttattccttcattctttAAAGAAAGTGACAACATGGAATTGACAAGCACATTGAAAGGTACACCAACTTCAGTACACACATCCTCAACAGAGtgtgaaaatatgaaattaacaaACACATTGAAAGATACACAAAGTTTGGTGCCCACGTTCTTAAATGAGAGTGAGGGCATGGAATTAACAAGCACATTGAAAGAAAGACAAATTTTGATTCCCACTGTTTCAAAGAAGAGCGATATTGAATTAATGAGCTCGTTGGAAGGGACACAAACTTCTATGCATACTTTTTCGAAAGAATGTGACAGCATTGAATTAGCAAGAACATTGAATGAAAAACAAATGTTTATGAACACATCAAAAAAGAATAACAACATAGATTTAATGGACACAACAGTGGAACAACAAACTCTCCTTCCTGCTTTCTCAAAATCGAGTGACAATATGAACTTACCAAGTACAATAGATGAGAAAAGAGATTTTATTTCTGCTTTTTATGGAGAAAGTGACAACATGGAATTGACAAGCACATTGAAAAATATACGGACTTCAGTATCCACCTGCTCAAAAGAAGGTGACAGCGtgaaattaagcacagaaaaagaaaagcaaagtTTGATATTCTTTTCAGCAGAGTATGAAAATACGGAAGTAACAAATACATTGAAAGATGCACAAAGTTTGATGCCCACGTTCTTAAATGAGAGCGAGGGCATGGAATTAACAAGCACATTGAGAGAAAGACAAATTTTGATTCCCACTTTCTCCAAGAAGAGCAATACTGAATTAATGAGCTCGTTGGAAGGGACACAAACTTCTATGCATACTTTTTCGAAAGAATGTGACAGCAATGAATTAGCAAGAACATTGAATGAAAAACAAATGTTTATGAACACATCAGAAAAGAATAACAACATAGAATTAACAGGCACAACAATGGAACGACAAACTCGGCTTCCCACTTTCTCAAAATCGAGTGACAACATTAACTTACTAAGTACAATAGATGAGAGAAAAGATTTTATTTCTGCTTTCTATGAAGAAAGTGACAACATGGAATTGACAAGCACATTGAAAAATATACAGACTTCAATGCCCACCTGCTCAAAAGAAGGTGACAACGTgaaattaagcacagaaagaGAAAAGCAAAGTTTGATATCCTTTTCAACAGAGTGTGAAAATACGGAATTAACAGATACATTGAAAAATGCACAAAGTTTGATGCCCACATTCTTAAATGAGAGTGAGGGCATGGAATTAACAAGCGCATTGAAAGAAAGACAAATTTTGTTTCCCACTTTCTCAAAGAAAAGCAGTATTGAATTAATGAGCTCGTTGGAAGGTACACAAACTTCTATGGATACTTTTTCGAAAGAATGTGACAGCAGTGAATTAGCAAGAACATTGAATGAAAAACAAATGTTTATGAATAACAGCATAGAATTAACGGGCACAACAGTGAAACAACAAACTTGGCTTCCCACTTTCTCAAAATCGAGTGACAACATGAACTTACTAAGTACAATAGATGAGAGGAAAGATTTTATTCCTGCAGTCTGTGGAGAAAATGACAACATAGAATTGATAAGAACATTGAAAGATACACCAAATTTAGtacccattttctcaaaagacaGAGACAATATGGAATTAGGCACAGTAAATGAAACACACAGTTTGATATCGTCAACAGAATGTGAAAATACGAAATTAACAAGCACATTCAAAGATACAAACAGTTTGATTTCTGCCTTCTCGAACCAGAGTGACAGTATAAAGTCAACGAGCACATTCAAAGAGGGACGATTTTTTATGCTTGCCTCAAATGAAAGTGGCAGCATGGAATTATCAAGCACATTGAAAGGTAGACAAACTTTAATGCCCATCTTCTCAAAATCGGATGAAAACGAGGAAATAAGTACATTTAGAAACAGAGAAAGTTTAATAAACTACTCCTCAAATATTGACAATATGGAATTAACATTAAAAGAGAAACATCGCTCGGAAACAACATGTTCAGCAATACAGGGAAACCTTGGTGAGTCCTATCAAAAGGAAAGTAATAGTAATGTTCTTTCAAATACTATAAACAGATGTGAAGTTCCATTAAGTGAATCTGCTTTAACTCATGGTGGGGTGTTAAAGAACATAAGACCAATGAACTGCAATGAACTGTTAAGTCGTTCTGGAAATGACACAACCACAGAATTAACAAGTGTGTTGTTgaatttcagtcctataacagaaAAAAGTACGTCCGACATTCGTAGTTCCATGAAAATAACAAGTCAAGTAAATCAGCAAACAAGTtttcattcagtaaatatgtcaAGTGAATTACGTCTTCCTATAAAAACCATACCCATGAGTGAAGATGTAATTGAAATGTCTACATCAtgtaaaaataacagtaatatgaaacaaaatggTAATTCAGAAGATATCACTAATTCACTTCCAGAGGTGTCTAATATGGAATTGATAACCAGAAAAAAAGTGGATGGTGTGACATATGCGACAAATAAGTTGGTTGATTTAGATCTTGCCACTTCTATGAATAAGGTTATAAAAGAAGTTTCCAATGAAACTGACATGAACTCTACACGTAGTCTGAATGTAAGTCTTGAATCATGCGAGGACACTCAACAAATACCAACTAATGATTCAAGTGTTCTTAGATTGAACGATAAGAAAATATTAATGACCTCAcataaagaaatgattaaaaatgttcaaatatgtAGGCAAGAATCTGACAATATGAAGGAAGACCAAATTGTAAATAGAATATTAATGAAATCAGGTATTCCTTATGGTTCTGTAACTCCACATAATATTCCCATGAAAGTGGTGTTGAACGCTAAAAATGGTTGCATAACTGAAAGCAATATGCAAGAAAATTCATTGTTGAATGTTAGATCATtacataatattgaacaaaatgctTCATATGACTGCACTAATTTGAATGAATCACATGAAATTCCATTGGAAGAGAAGAATCCTGAAATGTTATGTGAAGATAATAGCATCATAAATCTTGATCCGAAAGAAAAACTTGACAATTTACAACTGAAGAATTCAACATCACTGTTAGATGAAATGAACTTGAGTGATATTGAAGACTTGTCAGTTTCTGATTTATCatgtaaacaatataaactaTTAGGTGAAATGAGCTCGAGCGATACTGAAGACTTCTCATCAGTTTCTGATTCACCATGTAAACAACTTATGGAAagtataaaaaatgcaaataaaagcATAAAAGAGATAATGTCCATATCAAATGCGCAACACACGTTCAGTAACCATTCTGCTCATTGTTTGGCGAATAACGATAATGAAGGCAGCATATTGGCGTCGGAAGTACACGTtattagtgaaaagtgcaaagtGAAGTCAATTACAGATGCTGACACAAGTTTTAAAAATGAACatttaataattgataataaaaatGAAGTTGTAACAAGAGAAGCTACCAGGAATTTTTCACAGGAAAATATGGAAAAAGTAACTATGCTGCAAGAAAGTGATACTATCACAAATGGCAGTTTCATGAAACCTTCTATAGAAGAACAAATTAGGGAGCAGGAATTAAG gtCTGGATGTGTTTGGAGAATTTGTGACTTCAGTGCAGAAATGTGGATTTTTGAGTACCTTGACAGATCactgaaattatttgtaaaacttGTTCCATGTCACATTAAACCTGTTACCGACATATACCTTCTTTCCAATGTATCAG AAAATACAGATCCTATTCTGAAATTGATGCACTACATTCTTCAAAGCACATTTAATGAGCAGACTTTGAAATCAATTTGCAAGTCTGTAGAAGATATTATGAAAGTTCTGGAAGCATTGTCAAATGAAGTAAACAAACTGAATGAATTTGCAAGGGATTTATTTTACTTAGATATGATGGAGATGGCAAAAATTGAGAGTAACTG